One Festucalex cinctus isolate MCC-2025b chromosome 1, RoL_Fcin_1.0, whole genome shotgun sequence genomic region harbors:
- the nadkb gene encoding NAD kinase b isoform X3, whose protein sequence is MENSEGGTSSEPDGGAPRPSSHPGRASDPAARPSSWVSSSEHCEPRRRREAKQQQQQQQERRRRRRRRGEGQEQLLRETARLRLPGQREHSEACGSVSDAAESSPKRRAHFLHGPYPATHFGPKACILPNPTSVMHIQDPASQRLTWNKPPVNVLVIRKIRDESLAEPFKELCRFLVEEKQMMVYVERRVADDGTLSKDEKFGSIRNQLCTFREGYDDISDCIDLIICLGGDGTLLYASSLFQGSVPPVMAFHLGSLGFLTPFKFESYKTEVDKVFEGNAAITLRSRLKVKVVKEMFPPQQRDEEQEINGLVPHCYTSNDAGKVTLQLQVLNEVVVDRGPSSYLSNVDLYLDGRLITSVQGDGVIVSTPTGSTAYAAAAGASMIHPNVPAIMVTPICPHSLSFRPIVVPAGVELMITLSPDARNTAWVSFDGRKRQEIQHGDCIKITTSCYPVPSICCHDLVYDWFESLAQCLHWNVRKRQTRLTEASDTSDTEN, encoded by the exons ATGGAAAACTCAGAGGGCGGGACGTCGTCGGAGCCCGACGGCGGCGCACCACGACCGTCATCCCACCCAGGCCGAGCATCAGATCCGGCGGCGCGGCCCTCCTCCTGGGTCTCTTCCTCGGAGCACTGCGAGCCCAGGAGACGTCGCGAAgccaagcagcagcagcagcagcaacaagaaCGGCGGCGGCGACGACGGCGGCGGGGGGAGGGTCAGGAACAGCTGCTCCGGGAGACGGCGCGCCTGAGGTTGCCGGGCCAACGCGAGCACTCGGAGGCGTGCGGCTCAGTGAGCGACGCAGCGGAAAGTTCGCCTAAGAG GAGAGCTCACTTTCTTCATGGACCCTACCCAGCCACTCACTTCGGACCCAAGGCCTGCATCCTTCCTAACCCCACTTCAGTCAT GCACATCCAGGACCCAGCAAGCCAGCGCCTCACCTGGAATAAACCTCCCGTCAACGTCCTGGTCATCAGGAAGATCCGAGACGAGAGCCTAGCGGAGCCTTTCAAAGAGCTGTGTCGGTTTCTAGTGGAG GAGAAGCAGATGATGGTGTACGTGGAGCGGCGGGTGGCTGATGACGGGACGCTGTCCAAGGACGAGAAATTTGGCTCCATCCGAAACCAGCTGTGCACGTTTAGAGAGG GCTATGACGACATCTCCGACTGCATCGATCTGATCATCTGCCTGGGCGGAGACGGAACGCTGCTCTACGCCTCTTCTCTCTTCCAG GGCAGCGTTCCCCCGGTGATGGCGTTCCACCTGGGCTCTCTGGGCTTCCTGACGCCCTTCAAATTTGAGTCGTACAAGACTGAAGTGGACAAAGTCTTTGAAG GGAACGCGGCCATCACTTTGCGCAGTCGCCTGAAGGTGAAGGTGGTGAAGGAGATGTTCCCGCCGCAGCAGCGGGATGAGGAGCAGGAAATCAACGGCCTGGTTCCTCACTGCTACACCAGCAACGACGCAGGCAAGGTCACCCTGCAGCTCCAG GTGCTGAATGAGGTGGTGGTGGACCGCGGGCCTTCGTCATACCTGTCCAACGTGGACTTGTACCTGGACGGACGTCTCATCACCTCCGTGCAAGGCGATG GCGTGATCGTGTCCACGCCGACGGGCAGCACGGCGTACGCGGCGGCCGCGGGGGCGTCCATGATCCACCCCAACGTGCCGGCCATCATGGTGACGCCCATCTGCCCGCACTCGCTCTCCTTCAGGCCCATCGTGGTGCCCGCCGGAGTCGAACTCATG ATCACCTTGTCTCCCGACGCCAGGAATACGGCCTGGGTGTCGTTCGATGGCAGGAAGAGACAAGAGATCCAACATGGCGACTG CATCAAGATCACGACGTCGTGCTACCCGGTGCCGTCCATCTGCTGCCACGACCTGGTGTACGACTGGTTCGAGAGCCTGGCGCAGTGCCTGCACTGGAACGTGCGCAAGCGGCAGACGCGCCTCACCGAGGCGTCCGACACGTCCGACACGGAGAACTGA
- the sec62 gene encoding translocation protein SEC62 — protein sequence MAERRRHKKRIQEVSDPTKEEKAVAKYMRFNCPTKSTNMMGQRVDYFTASKAVDCLLDSKWAKAKKGEEAIFTTRDSVLDYCNRLLKKQFFHRALKVMKKKSEKDAKKDKKTKGDSGKEEDKKGKKDKDKKKEVADAGEAKKDKSDESPKKKKEVKKKFKLELHEDQLFLDGNEVYVWIYDPVHFKTFAMGLILVIAVIAATLFPLWPAEMRVGVYYLSVAAGCFVASILLLAVARCILFLFIWLVTGGRHHFWFLPNLTADVGFIESFRPLYTHEYKGPRGGGAGASKKAKDGGGNGGAGEARKSDSDDNKSDSEKKEDDDEEDEEDDKERKSGEDEEEEEERRSDTDSERKEEDGSQHSNGNDFEMITRDELDQHTEEDEDEDGKEKENEERKDAQSETSDKEKNPVALD from the exons ATGGCGGAGCGCAGGAGACACAAGAAACGGATCCAG gaGGTGAGCGATCCCACCAAGGAGGAGAAGGCGGTGGCCAAGTACATGCGCTTCAACTGTCCCACAAAGTCCACCAACATGATGGGCCAACGAGTGGATTACTTCACTG CATCCAAGGCGGTCGACTGTTTACTGGACTCCAAATGGGCCAAGGCCAAGAAGGGCGAGGAAGCCATCTTCACCACCAGAGACTCGGTGCTCGACTACTGCAACAG GCTCCTCAAGAAGCAGTTCTTCCACCGAGCGCTCAAAGTGATGAAGAAGAAGTCTGAGAAGGACGCCAAGAAGGACAAGAAGACCAAGGGCGACAGTGGGAAGGAGGAGGACAAGAAGGGCAAGAAGGACAAAGACAAGAAGAAGGAGGTGGCGGACGCTGGCGAAGCCAAGAAGGACAAGAGC GATGAGAGtcccaagaagaagaaggaggtgaAGAAGAAGTTCAAACTGGAGCTGCACGAGGACCAACTCTTCCTCGATGGAAACGAG GTGTACGTGTGGATTTACGACCCGGTCCACTTCAAGACCTTCGCCATGGGGCTGATCCTGG TGATCGCCGTGATCGCCGCCACGCTCTTCCCGCTGTGGCCTGCCGAGATGCGCGTGGGCGTGTACTACCTGAGCGTGGCCGCCGGCTGCTTCGTGGCCAGCATTCTGCTCCTGGCCGTCG CTCGCTGCATCCTGTTCCTGTTCATCTGGCTGGTGACGGGCGGACGTCACCACTTCTGGTTCCTGCCCAACCTGACGGCCGACGTGGGCTTCATCGAATCCTTCCGCCCGCTCTACACGCACGAGTACAAAGGCCCGCGAGGCGGCGGCGCCGGCGCCAGCAAGAAGGCCAAAGACGGCGGCGGCAACGGCGGCGCGGGCGAGGCCCGCAAGTCGGACAGCGACGACAACAAGTCGGACAGCGAGAAGAAggaagacgacgacgaggagGACGAAGAGGACGACAAGGAGCGTAAAAGCGGCgaggacgaagaggaggaggaagagcggCGCTCGGACACGGACAGCGAGCGCAAGGAGGAGGACGGATCGCAGCACAGCAACGGCAACGACTTTGAGATGATCACCAGGGACGAACTGGACCAGCACACggaagaagacgaagacgaggatggcaaagaaaaagagAACGAGGAGCGCAAAGACGCTCAATCAGAAACTTCCGACAAAGAAAAGAATCCCGTCGCGCTCGACTGA
- the nadkb gene encoding NAD kinase b isoform X1, with amino-acid sequence MNVKYCAWWEIRLRGALRMSNMENSEGGTSSEPDGGAPRPSSHPGRASDPAARPSSWVSSSEHCEPRRRREAKQQQQQQQERRRRRRRRGEGQEQLLRETARLRLPGQREHSEACGSVSDAAESSPKRRAHFLHGPYPATHFGPKACILPNPTSVMHIQDPASQRLTWNKPPVNVLVIRKIRDESLAEPFKELCRFLVEEKQMMVYVERRVADDGTLSKDEKFGSIRNQLCTFREGYDDISDCIDLIICLGGDGTLLYASSLFQGSVPPVMAFHLGSLGFLTPFKFESYKTEVDKVFEGNAAITLRSRLKVKVVKEMFPPQQRDEEQEINGLVPHCYTSNDAGKVTLQLQVLNEVVVDRGPSSYLSNVDLYLDGRLITSVQGDGVIVSTPTGSTAYAAAAGASMIHPNVPAIMVTPICPHSLSFRPIVVPAGVELMITLSPDARNTAWVSFDGRKRQEIQHGDCIKITTSCYPVPSICCHDLVYDWFESLAQCLHWNVRKRQTRLTEASDTSDTEN; translated from the exons atgaatgtgAAATATTGTGCCTGGTGGGAGATTAGGCTTAGAGGAGCATTAAGGATGAGCAA CATGGAAAACTCAGAGGGCGGGACGTCGTCGGAGCCCGACGGCGGCGCACCACGACCGTCATCCCACCCAGGCCGAGCATCAGATCCGGCGGCGCGGCCCTCCTCCTGGGTCTCTTCCTCGGAGCACTGCGAGCCCAGGAGACGTCGCGAAgccaagcagcagcagcagcagcaacaagaaCGGCGGCGGCGACGACGGCGGCGGGGGGAGGGTCAGGAACAGCTGCTCCGGGAGACGGCGCGCCTGAGGTTGCCGGGCCAACGCGAGCACTCGGAGGCGTGCGGCTCAGTGAGCGACGCAGCGGAAAGTTCGCCTAAGAG GAGAGCTCACTTTCTTCATGGACCCTACCCAGCCACTCACTTCGGACCCAAGGCCTGCATCCTTCCTAACCCCACTTCAGTCAT GCACATCCAGGACCCAGCAAGCCAGCGCCTCACCTGGAATAAACCTCCCGTCAACGTCCTGGTCATCAGGAAGATCCGAGACGAGAGCCTAGCGGAGCCTTTCAAAGAGCTGTGTCGGTTTCTAGTGGAG GAGAAGCAGATGATGGTGTACGTGGAGCGGCGGGTGGCTGATGACGGGACGCTGTCCAAGGACGAGAAATTTGGCTCCATCCGAAACCAGCTGTGCACGTTTAGAGAGG GCTATGACGACATCTCCGACTGCATCGATCTGATCATCTGCCTGGGCGGAGACGGAACGCTGCTCTACGCCTCTTCTCTCTTCCAG GGCAGCGTTCCCCCGGTGATGGCGTTCCACCTGGGCTCTCTGGGCTTCCTGACGCCCTTCAAATTTGAGTCGTACAAGACTGAAGTGGACAAAGTCTTTGAAG GGAACGCGGCCATCACTTTGCGCAGTCGCCTGAAGGTGAAGGTGGTGAAGGAGATGTTCCCGCCGCAGCAGCGGGATGAGGAGCAGGAAATCAACGGCCTGGTTCCTCACTGCTACACCAGCAACGACGCAGGCAAGGTCACCCTGCAGCTCCAG GTGCTGAATGAGGTGGTGGTGGACCGCGGGCCTTCGTCATACCTGTCCAACGTGGACTTGTACCTGGACGGACGTCTCATCACCTCCGTGCAAGGCGATG GCGTGATCGTGTCCACGCCGACGGGCAGCACGGCGTACGCGGCGGCCGCGGGGGCGTCCATGATCCACCCCAACGTGCCGGCCATCATGGTGACGCCCATCTGCCCGCACTCGCTCTCCTTCAGGCCCATCGTGGTGCCCGCCGGAGTCGAACTCATG ATCACCTTGTCTCCCGACGCCAGGAATACGGCCTGGGTGTCGTTCGATGGCAGGAAGAGACAAGAGATCCAACATGGCGACTG CATCAAGATCACGACGTCGTGCTACCCGGTGCCGTCCATCTGCTGCCACGACCTGGTGTACGACTGGTTCGAGAGCCTGGCGCAGTGCCTGCACTGGAACGTGCGCAAGCGGCAGACGCGCCTCACCGAGGCGTCCGACACGTCCGACACGGAGAACTGA
- the nadkb gene encoding NAD kinase b isoform X2: protein MSNMENSEGGTSSEPDGGAPRPSSHPGRASDPAARPSSWVSSSEHCEPRRRREAKQQQQQQQERRRRRRRRGEGQEQLLRETARLRLPGQREHSEACGSVSDAAESSPKRRAHFLHGPYPATHFGPKACILPNPTSVMHIQDPASQRLTWNKPPVNVLVIRKIRDESLAEPFKELCRFLVEEKQMMVYVERRVADDGTLSKDEKFGSIRNQLCTFREGYDDISDCIDLIICLGGDGTLLYASSLFQGSVPPVMAFHLGSLGFLTPFKFESYKTEVDKVFEGNAAITLRSRLKVKVVKEMFPPQQRDEEQEINGLVPHCYTSNDAGKVTLQLQVLNEVVVDRGPSSYLSNVDLYLDGRLITSVQGDGVIVSTPTGSTAYAAAAGASMIHPNVPAIMVTPICPHSLSFRPIVVPAGVELMITLSPDARNTAWVSFDGRKRQEIQHGDCIKITTSCYPVPSICCHDLVYDWFESLAQCLHWNVRKRQTRLTEASDTSDTEN from the exons ATGAGCAA CATGGAAAACTCAGAGGGCGGGACGTCGTCGGAGCCCGACGGCGGCGCACCACGACCGTCATCCCACCCAGGCCGAGCATCAGATCCGGCGGCGCGGCCCTCCTCCTGGGTCTCTTCCTCGGAGCACTGCGAGCCCAGGAGACGTCGCGAAgccaagcagcagcagcagcagcaacaagaaCGGCGGCGGCGACGACGGCGGCGGGGGGAGGGTCAGGAACAGCTGCTCCGGGAGACGGCGCGCCTGAGGTTGCCGGGCCAACGCGAGCACTCGGAGGCGTGCGGCTCAGTGAGCGACGCAGCGGAAAGTTCGCCTAAGAG GAGAGCTCACTTTCTTCATGGACCCTACCCAGCCACTCACTTCGGACCCAAGGCCTGCATCCTTCCTAACCCCACTTCAGTCAT GCACATCCAGGACCCAGCAAGCCAGCGCCTCACCTGGAATAAACCTCCCGTCAACGTCCTGGTCATCAGGAAGATCCGAGACGAGAGCCTAGCGGAGCCTTTCAAAGAGCTGTGTCGGTTTCTAGTGGAG GAGAAGCAGATGATGGTGTACGTGGAGCGGCGGGTGGCTGATGACGGGACGCTGTCCAAGGACGAGAAATTTGGCTCCATCCGAAACCAGCTGTGCACGTTTAGAGAGG GCTATGACGACATCTCCGACTGCATCGATCTGATCATCTGCCTGGGCGGAGACGGAACGCTGCTCTACGCCTCTTCTCTCTTCCAG GGCAGCGTTCCCCCGGTGATGGCGTTCCACCTGGGCTCTCTGGGCTTCCTGACGCCCTTCAAATTTGAGTCGTACAAGACTGAAGTGGACAAAGTCTTTGAAG GGAACGCGGCCATCACTTTGCGCAGTCGCCTGAAGGTGAAGGTGGTGAAGGAGATGTTCCCGCCGCAGCAGCGGGATGAGGAGCAGGAAATCAACGGCCTGGTTCCTCACTGCTACACCAGCAACGACGCAGGCAAGGTCACCCTGCAGCTCCAG GTGCTGAATGAGGTGGTGGTGGACCGCGGGCCTTCGTCATACCTGTCCAACGTGGACTTGTACCTGGACGGACGTCTCATCACCTCCGTGCAAGGCGATG GCGTGATCGTGTCCACGCCGACGGGCAGCACGGCGTACGCGGCGGCCGCGGGGGCGTCCATGATCCACCCCAACGTGCCGGCCATCATGGTGACGCCCATCTGCCCGCACTCGCTCTCCTTCAGGCCCATCGTGGTGCCCGCCGGAGTCGAACTCATG ATCACCTTGTCTCCCGACGCCAGGAATACGGCCTGGGTGTCGTTCGATGGCAGGAAGAGACAAGAGATCCAACATGGCGACTG CATCAAGATCACGACGTCGTGCTACCCGGTGCCGTCCATCTGCTGCCACGACCTGGTGTACGACTGGTTCGAGAGCCTGGCGCAGTGCCTGCACTGGAACGTGCGCAAGCGGCAGACGCGCCTCACCGAGGCGTCCGACACGTCCGACACGGAGAACTGA